The sequence CCGCTCCTCACGCCCTCTGCCCGGATTCCGTGGCGTTCGTTGCCTGCGAAGTGATGGTGCCACTCGCGGCCGACGGTGTGTTCGATGCGCTGCGCAACCTCGCGTGCATGGTGGACTGGTGGCCTGGCGCTCGCGAGATGGTCGCGCTGCCACCGGGCGCTTATGCGGCCGGTGACGTCGCCCTGCTGCGGTGCGACTGCGGCGACATCGTCGTGTATGTGATCGCCTTCAAAGCGGGTCGTCGCATCGTGCTCAGTCTGCAACACGAGTGCAGAAAGCGCTGGTTGGTCGATCTGCGCGTGCGCACCTGTGGCGTCGGCTGTACCGTCCGCCTTTCGATCGAAGCGCTCCGCGCGCCCGGCTGGCTCGGCGCCCACCTTCAGGGCATGAGGCTCGGCAGAGTATGCCGCACGGCGATCGAACAACTGGGCCGTCACCTGGGCAAGATGCAGGACGGTTCGAGGATCTACGTGCCGGTGCCCCGTAGCTGAGCCGAGAACGCTGCGATGACCTGCGCCAGCACGCTGATCGCAAGTTCCTCCGGCGTCTCGGCGCCGATCGGCAGGCCGACCGGGGCGTGGATGCGGGCGCACAAGTCGCCGAGTTCGGGCAGTGCCTTGAACACCTGGCGGATGCGTTTGCGGCTGCCCATCATGCCGATGTAGAGCGGAGGACGAGCGGCGAGCAGCGGCAGCAAGGCGACGTCGCTTCGCCAGTCGCGGTTCTGCAGCACGGCGGCGACGCGGCGTTCGCTGTCGAGCAGCGCCGGGAGGGCGGCACGCTCGCGATGGCAGGTGGCACCGACCCATGCCGATGGGTCGTAGCCGTCGCTACGATCGTCGAGCACATGCAGGTCGTAGCCGAGTGGCAGCGCGGCCCGGCACAGCGCCAGGCCGCAGTGGCCGGCGCCGAGGATCAGCAGACGTGGTGCGGGCTCGAGCGTGAGCGTGGCGTCCGCACCGAGTGTGTCGGCATCCAGGATCACGCGACGCCCTGCGGCGAGCGAGTCCGCAATGGCAATGGCGCGGATGCGATCGGCAGCGCCCTGACAGCGGCGTAGTGCGATCTGCATCGAACCGCCGCACACGCCATGCGCACCATCGCGACCGGTCAGGTCGATGGCCACGGCTGCGTTGTCGCGACCGCTCGACAGCAACGCGCGCGCGGCGGCGATGGTGTGCAGCTCCAGGCGCCCGCCGCCGACGCTGCCGTCGATGCGGGATTCCGTCACCAGCATCTGCGCGCCGCCATGCCGCGGCGAAGCGCCACGCGTGGCAAGCACGCTCGCGAGCACGACCGATTCAGCGGCCAGCCACTCGGCCAGCGTCGAGAACAGGCGCTGGCTCACGGAAGAGCACCCCACCCCAACCCTCCCCTCCGCGCTGCGCGCGCAAGGGAGGGAGTAGAAGCGGCGCTGTTCTCATCCCCTTTGCGCAGCAAGGGGGAGGTTGGGAGGGGGTCGCTCTGCAGCGGCTTCACTGCCTGCGCACCCGCTGAATCGCGCGATAGATCGCCTCCGGCGTGCTCGGCGCCGCGAGTTCGACCACGCGCGCATCACCGAATGCGGCCACCGCGTCGCGGATCGCCTCGCGCACCGCAATCGCGAGCATCAGCGGCGGTTCGCCGACACCCTTGCTGTGGAAGATCACGTTCGTGCCCGGTGGCTTGCTGCGCTTGAACAAGTTCACGCGGAAGTCGTCAGGCACGTCGCCGACGGTCGGGATCTTGTAGGTGCTAGGTGCATCGGTGAGCAGCCGCCCCTGCGCGTTCCAGCGCAGATCCTCGCTGGTCAGCCAGCCCATGCCCTGGACGAAGCCGCCCTCGATCTGGCCAAGGTCGATCAGCTCGGCGATCGAGTCGCCGACATCGTGCAGCAGATCGGCCCGGCGCAGGCGGTGCACGCCGGTCAGGCCGCAGACCTCGACCTCGCAGACCGCGGCACCAAACGCGAAGTAGTAGAACGGATGGCCGCGCCCGAGTTTGGGGTCCCAGCTCAAGCCCGGCGTGCGGTAGTAGCCGGTTGCGGCCAGGCTGATGCGGGCGTTGTAGGTCGCGCGTACGACTTCGTCGAAACCGAGACTGCGTTCGGGCGTTGCGCGCAGGAACACGCGGTCGTCGGCGAACCTCACGTCTTCGGCGCCACCGCCGAGCGACGCGGCTGCAATCGGCGCCATCCGCGCCAGCAGGGTGTCGCAGGCGGCCTTGACCGCCTGGCCGTTCAGATCCGAGCCGCTGCTCGCGGCGGTGGCCGAGGTATTCGGCACCTTGTCGGTGCTGGTGACCATGATCTGGATGCGCAACTGCGAGATGCCGAGCGTGCGCGCGGCGACCGCGAGCATCTTGGTGTGCAGGCCCTGGCCCATCTCGGTGCCGCCGTGGTTCAGCTGCACGCTGCCGTCGCTGTAGATCAGCACCAAAGCGCCGGCCTGGTTGTATTCGGTCTTGTTGAACGAGATGCCGAACTTCACCGGCGTGATCGCGAGCCCGCGCTTGCGTTGCGGGTGTTCGCGATTGAATGCATCAAGTTGGGCGCGGCGCAGGTCATAGGCGCTCGACGCACGCAGCTGCGCCCACAACTCGGGCAGGTGATTGTCGACCACCGGCTGGCCGTAGTGGGTCTGGTTGCGATCGGGCGTGGCGCCTTCGCGATAGAAATTGCGCTCGCGCACCTGGTCGACCGGCAACCTGAGGAAACGCGCAACGCGATCGAGCATCTCCTCGCCGACGACCATGCCCTGCGGACCGCCAAAACCGCGGAACGCCGTGTTCGAGGCGAGATGGGTCTTGGCGATGCGGCCAACAACCTCGATGTGCGGGATGAAGTAGGCATTGTCGACATGCACCATCGCGCGCATCAGCACCGGCGGGCTGAGGTCGACGCTCCAGCCGCCATCGGCGACCAGGTCGATGCGCGCGGCCTGCAGCAGACCATCGTCATCGAAGCCGACCTCGAAGCGCGCCAAGAACGGATGGCGCTTGCCGGTCAGTTGCATGTCCAGCGCGCGATGCAGTTTCACTCGTGCCGGCCGGCCGGTCTTCCACGCCGCCAGCGCCGCGACCGCGGCGAAAGGATTGGCCTGGGTCTCCTTGCCGCCGAAGCCGCCACCCATGCGCAGGCAGCGACAGACGACCCGATGCGAGGCGATGCCGAGCACCTGCGCGACCATGTGCTGGGTCTCGCTCGGATGCTGGGTCGAGGACACCAGTTGCACCAGGCCTTCGCTGTCGATGCTGGCCCAGCAGGCCTGGGTCTCGAGATAGAAATGCTCCTGGCCGCCGACCATCAGCTCGCCATGCAGGCGGTGTGTGGCCGCGGCGAGGCCAGCACTGACATCGCCG comes from Lysobacterales bacterium and encodes:
- a CDS encoding XdhC family protein; the encoded protein is MSQRLFSTLAEWLAAESVVLASVLATRGASPRHGGAQMLVTESRIDGSVGGGRLELHTIAAARALLSSGRDNAAVAIDLTGRDGAHGVCGGSMQIALRRCQGAADRIRAIAIADSLAAGRRVILDADTLGADATLTLEPAPRLLILGAGHCGLALCRAALPLGYDLHVLDDRSDGYDPSAWVGATCHRERAALPALLDSERRVAAVLQNRDWRSDVALLPLLAARPPLYIGMMGSRKRIRQVFKALPELGDLCARIHAPVGLPIGAETPEELAISVLAQVIAAFSAQLRGTGT
- the xdhB gene encoding xanthine dehydrogenase molybdopterin binding subunit, with translation MSKATAHESAIGHVSGRASYADEQHPPEGLLSLYPVQAPHAHARILAIDTDAARVMPGVHAVLTAADVPGTNDLGPIVHDEPVMPADRVSFHGQAVAWVVADNEVQAMAAARRVKVDYEALPALLDVHAAIAAGSFHLPPARVERGDVSAGLAAATHRLHGELMVGGQEHFYLETQACWASIDSEGLVQLVSSTQHPSETQHMVAQVLGIASHRVVCRCLRMGGGFGGKETQANPFAAVAALAAWKTGRPARVKLHRALDMQLTGKRHPFLARFEVGFDDDGLLQAARIDLVADGGWSVDLSPPVLMRAMVHVDNAYFIPHIEVVGRIAKTHLASNTAFRGFGGPQGMVVGEEMLDRVARFLRLPVDQVRERNFYREGATPDRNQTHYGQPVVDNHLPELWAQLRASSAYDLRRAQLDAFNREHPQRKRGLAITPVKFGISFNKTEYNQAGALVLIYSDGSVQLNHGGTEMGQGLHTKMLAVAARTLGISQLRIQIMVTSTDKVPNTSATAASSGSDLNGQAVKAACDTLLARMAPIAAASLGGGAEDVRFADDRVFLRATPERSLGFDEVVRATYNARISLAATGYYRTPGLSWDPKLGRGHPFYYFAFGAAVCEVEVCGLTGVHRLRRADLLHDVGDSIAELIDLGQIEGGFVQGMGWLTSEDLRWNAQGRLLTDAPSTYKIPTVGDVPDDFRVNLFKRSKPPGTNVIFHSKGVGEPPLMLAIAVREAIRDAVAAFGDARVVELAAPSTPEAIYRAIQRVRRQ